In Thalassococcus arenae, a single window of DNA contains:
- a CDS encoding cytochrome D1 domain-containing protein: protein MLRPVLALALMATTALAETIPTGDLGLVVERATGSLLVVDQSDRARIGRIEGLGDLSHASLVYSPDQRFAYVFGRDGGLTKVDIVTQAVVGRVMQAGNSIGGAISDDGTLVAVSNYEPGGVRIFDADTLDMVADIPTDSKTIGLVDIPGRRFVFTLWDAGETWIADMTSGEAQITRIENMGAFPYDALVTADGRTYITGLFGADNLTALDLWQDKPEPRPILPGYAAGREGLPVYKMPHLEGWALAGQEFVLPAVGQHEVLWVDARDLTETGRTATYGQPVFAMARPDGRQVWVNFAHPLNDTIQVIDTMTKAVIHEFKPGPGVLHMEFTPRGHEVWLSVRDAGKVMVYDTRTFEKLREIDADSPSGIFFTARAHRTGL, encoded by the coding sequence ATGTTGCGCCCCGTGCTTGCCCTGGCTCTGATGGCCACGACCGCCCTTGCCGAAACGATCCCGACCGGCGATCTGGGCCTGGTCGTCGAACGCGCCACCGGCTCGTTGCTGGTGGTCGATCAGTCCGACCGTGCCCGGATCGGGCGGATCGAGGGGCTGGGTGATCTGTCCCATGCCTCGCTGGTCTATTCGCCCGACCAGCGCTTTGCCTATGTCTTCGGTCGCGATGGCGGTCTGACCAAGGTGGACATCGTCACCCAAGCGGTGGTGGGGCGCGTCATGCAGGCCGGAAACTCCATCGGCGGCGCGATATCCGACGACGGCACGCTGGTTGCAGTGTCCAACTACGAACCCGGCGGCGTGCGGATCTTCGACGCCGACACGCTGGACATGGTCGCCGACATCCCCACCGACAGCAAGACGATCGGACTGGTGGACATTCCCGGCCGCCGCTTCGTCTTTACCCTGTGGGACGCGGGCGAGACATGGATCGCCGACATGACCAGCGGCGAGGCGCAGATCACCCGGATCGAGAACATGGGCGCCTTTCCTTATGACGCGCTGGTGACCGCCGATGGCCGCACCTACATCACCGGGCTGTTCGGCGCCGACAACCTGACCGCGCTGGATCTGTGGCAGGACAAGCCCGAGCCGCGCCCGATCCTGCCCGGTTATGCCGCGGGCCGCGAAGGGCTGCCGGTCTACAAGATGCCGCATCTCGAAGGCTGGGCCCTTGCGGGACAGGAATTCGTGCTGCCCGCCGTGGGCCAGCACGAGGTGCTGTGGGTCGATGCCCGCGACCTGACCGAGACCGGGCGCACCGCGACCTACGGTCAGCCGGTTTTCGCGATGGCGCGGCCGGACGGGCGCCAGGTCTGGGTCAATTTCGCCCACCCTCTGAACGACACCATCCAGGTGATCGATACCATGACCAAGGCCGTGATCCACGAATTCAAGCCCGGCCCCGGCGTGCTGCACATGGAATTCACCCCGCGCGGGCACGAAGTCTGGCTGTCGGTGCGCGATGCCGGCAAGGTCATGGTCTACGACACCCGCACCTTCGAAAAGCTGCGCGAGATCGACGCCGACAGCCCTTCCGGCATCTTCTTCACCGCCCGCGCCCACCGGACGGGGTTGTAA